In one window of Temnothorax longispinosus isolate EJ_2023e chromosome 11, Tlon_JGU_v1, whole genome shotgun sequence DNA:
- the LOC139822320 gene encoding uncharacterized protein — translation MSQRGRLLLQLLLGLVVLKESSTSGGAGGTVHEGESSSRQAPHHRQKRVFWFTNDGRIALPPGTVMTITPTLALPFVRHPPYGFLSNMTISLPFTIDFDKLGLTDNENPYGALPPSFDRKLKGRQAGMMMADFIAAFIKRRLHKRDATEMPRNAFHGGERALLYGTAEDMLSTLGMNGKACLLRAICEVQGHHLNNFGLIGEMLKLFFTASRSPFANLLKEYVEAENRGKFHGECWPYFKDCPKSLFLPSSNKYQKDSLHEEEEEEDEHWNQISNDLDEEPLTRISGHNTKDTVQPM, via the exons ATGTCGCAGAGAGGACGTCTTCTGTTGCAACTGCTGCTCGGTCTGGTTGTGCTGAAGGAGTCGTCCACGTCCGGCGGTGCCGGTGGTACCGTTCACGAGGGCGAGTCCTCTTCTCGCCAGGCACCGCATCACCGACAGAAGAGGGTCTTCTGGTTCACGAACGACGGTCGTATCGCGCTACCACCTGGCACCGTGATGACAATCACGCCAACGTTGGCGTTGCCCTTTGTCCGGCACCCGCCTTACGGCTTCCTCAGCAACATGACCATCAGTCTGCCGTTCACGA TCGACTTCGATAAGCTGGGCCTGACGGATAACGAGAACCCGTACGGCGCTTTGCCGCCGAGCTTCGACAGGAAGCTGAAGGGCCGGCAGGCCGGCATGATGATGGCGGATTTCATCGCGGCGTTTATCAAGCGCAGATTACACAAGCGGGATGCGACGGAGATGCCGAGAAATGCGTTCCACGGCGGCGAACGGGCCCTGCTTTACGGCACCGCCGAGGATATGCTGAGCACGCTGGGAATGAACGGGAAAGCGTGTCTGTTGAGGGCGATCTGCGAGGTTCAGGGACACCATCTGAACAACTTTGGGCTGATCGGTGAAATGCTCAAGTTATTCTTCAC CGCCAGCCGATCGCCGTTCGCAAATCTCCTCAAGGAATACGTCGAGGCGGAGAACCGCGGGAAATTTCATGGCGAGTGTTGGCCCTACTTCAAGGACTGTCCGAAATCTTTATTTCTGCCGTCCAGCAACAAGTATCA GAAAGATTCGTTGCacgaagaggaggaagaggaggatgAACATTGGAATCAAATCTCCAACGATCTCGACGAAGAGCCTCTCACGAGGATATCGGGGCATAACACAAAGGACACCGTACAACCCATGTAG